One stretch of Podospora pseudoanserina strain CBS 124.78 chromosome 4, whole genome shotgun sequence DNA includes these proteins:
- a CDS encoding hypothetical protein (EggNog:ENOG503P680) produces MLRWPLGARRWRPAALTCRVLRKSRFYSTNESVENVQVQCASAGEITVSLHNIAKHASTKPLVIVIPPIPHTGGEPHSSLPRWLREFPAAVINYRWNNVKDPEDKTPLRWPSPVHDLTFGYSWLSANLGLRPEKKKHVFGRPAYVYGSYLGATLGAGLAFTEAHHPFLNLGQGGMTVRGLIAHNGIYNWPMFLPDHPIHSYKLKPPKHGIRPFYTNKVQSQRFELEEFDENTAFGFLYSQMPYLFPSPSNLFDPFASPTLFFQNAPLHVPEDFFNPSRFNNLPAPPTLSSAVDNFLADTMGIPEPQPPQSDDPSSSQALSSKPLAELTSQEIDVILAQKTAEAMASRRPRKGYLVFPPRKSTLRVPETLLLFDSDDVPASGDEKRIPPRNSFKVQAIELAGLMRRSVSMFECQTLAKEGDEEFAEPEARDREALRRVKTMELSAQVKEQEEDDIGEWGLRGSEEALAVKWLKGAIREDEDWMEDKRARS; encoded by the exons ATGTTGAGATGGCCACTGGGAGCAAGGCGCTGGCGTCCAGCAGCTCTCACTTGCAGAGTGCTTCGCAAATCTCGCTTCTATAGCACTAATGAGTCAGTTGAGAATGTTCAAGTTCAATGCGCATCAGCTGGTGAGATAACTGTGAG CCTTCACAACATCGCCAAGCATGCATCGACAAAACCTCTGGTTATTGTCATACCTCCAATCCCCCATACCGGAGGGGAACCACATAGCTCGCTCCCAAGATGGCTCCGGGAGTTTCCGGCAGCAGTCATCAACTACCGGTGGAACAACGTGAAAGACCCAGAGGACAAGACACCTCTCAGATGGCCAAGCCCAGTTCACGACCTCACCTTTGGGTACTCCTGGCTGTCAGCCAACCTCGGCCTTCGTccggagaagaaaaagcatGTCTTTGGTCGCCCAGCCTATGTCTATGGCTCCTATCTAGGCGCCACTCTAGGTGCTGGCCTAGCCTTTACAGaagctcaccaccccttTCTGAACCTCGGCCAAGGCGGCATGACCGTCCGTGGTCTTATCGCTCACAACGGGATATACAACTGGCCCATGTTCCTTCCCGACCACCCAATACACAGCTACAAGTTGAAGCCCCCTAAACACGGAATACGCCCATTCTACACCAACAAAGTCCAGTCACAACGTTTTGAGCTCGAGGAATTCGACGAAAACACGGCCTTTGGTTTCCTCTACTCCCAAATGCCCTACCTCTTTCCCTCGCCATCAAACCTTTTTGACCCGTTCGCTTCCCCGACTCTGTTCTTTCAGAACGCGCCTCTGCACGTACCGGAAGATTTCTTCAACCCATCCCGGTTCAACAACCTACCTGCACCGCCGACATTATCTTCGGCAGTTGACAATTTCCTGGCTGACACGATGGGCATCCCCGAGCCTCAACCGCCTCAGTCTGATGACCCATCTTCTTCACAGGCACTAAGCTCGAAACCGCTGGCAGAATTGACATCCCAAGAAATTGATGTGATTCTGGCCCAGAAGACAGCCGAAGCTATGGCATCCAGGCGCCCGAGAAAAGGGTATCTAGTCTTCCCGCCACGGAAATCGACCCTTCGAGTTCCGGAGACGCTGCTTTTGTTCGATTCTGACGATGTCCCGGCTTCAGGGGACGAGAAGAGGATACCGCCCAGGAATTCCTTCAAAGTCCAGGCCATAGAGCTAGCGGGGCTCATGAGACGGAGTGTGAGCATGTTTGAGTGCCAGACATTAGCTaaggagggcgatgaggaatTTGCGGAGCCGGAGGCAAGGGACAGAGAAGCCCTAAGGAGAGTAAAGACCATGGAGCTTAGTGCCCAAGTTaaagagcaggaggaagatgataTTGGAGAGTGGGGACTAAGGGGCAGTGAGGAAGCTTTGGCGGTGAAGTGGTTGAAAGGGGCCATcagggaggatgaggattgGATGGAGGACAAGAGAGCAAGGTCTTGA
- a CDS encoding hypothetical protein (COG:P; EggNog:ENOG503NU9C) has translation MNDAGGEKIDEHLRAADPDGKKLPKQQEHEQMHLDPSRWWFASSAFPMIAGTLGPVASAFSICALARPWRQNYLPGSDLDAAPFIRDPIWLTIINAIQLLIALIANMALLLNMTQRLRFSIAQPVTIVGWYISSICLISLTATASGPLIIEPTSQYIWSQAFYYGIYGAALYFLVASLMVITFLGAQTEHYPKDFVLTPSQRTLMMQTILLLFYLLLGALLFGRIEGWNYLDAVYWAAVTLFTVGFGDFSPQTGLGKGLVMPFALVGIISLGLVIGSIRSLVLDRGRRRLSARMVEKRRRRMLKQMTKKGKDGILVPIKEGEELWQTPSEVDRGLTEFERREKEFKLMRDIQKETSKKRRWYATAISACTWAALWLGGARIFQACEEPYQGWTYFDGIFFCFVSLTTIGYGDIVPVSNAGKSFWVFWALLALPTMTVLISNAGDTVVKGIRDATDAIATITILPSERPFKKDLKRFLKHVSFGVLFKEEIIEETPTGILGEAQDRDNTSSDSEEENDAETALQRGQAESSNSSPTSPRVRFNPPFRNDDAHDKNIDDNTADENHPHGPGQHLRERKKRRKSAPFTLPNRQQDYLVILIDEVARVTAHLKEHPPRKYSFKEWAWYLRLIGEDESDAGQHGRASTHVRTKKDKFRGGRPNEGLDDRGEARVTEKVVPWSWVGSKSPLMGGKEEAEWILERLIERMGEELRRGRREGNEDQEGEGQRDEHEGRWGRDEL, from the exons ATGAACGATGCAGGCGGGGAAAAGATTGATGAACATCTCCGCGCAGCTGATCCTGACGGTAAGAAGCTGCCAAAACAACAGGAGCATGAGCAGATGCATCTGGACCCGAG CCGATGGTGGTTCGCCTCTTCTGCCTTTCCCATGATAGCAGGCACACTGGGTCCAGTCGCGTCAGCATTCAGTATCTGCGCGCTGGCAAGACCATGGCGACAGAACTACCTCCCCGGCTCCGACCTGGATGCGGCCCCGTTCATCAGGGACCCAATATGGCTCACCATCATTAACGCCATCCAGCTGCTCATCGCGCTCATAGCCAACATGGCTCTGTTGCTGAACATGACGCAGCGACTGAGGTTCTCCATCGCCCAGCCAGTCACCATTGTGGGATGGTACATCTCCTCCATATGCCTAATTTCTCTCACCGCAACCGCCTCTGGCCCACTGATCATCGAGCCCACCAGCCAATACATCTGGTCCCAGGCCTTCTACTACGGCATCTACGGCGCCGCTCTTTACTTCCTCGTCGCTTCCCTCATGGTCATCACATTCCTCGGGGCTCAAACAGAGCACTACCCCAAAGACTTTGTGCTCACCCCTAGCCAAAGGACACTGATGATGCAGACTATCTTGCTGCTCTtctacctcctccttggcgcGTTGTTATTCGGTAGGATTGAAGGCTGGAACTATCTTGACGCGGTATACTGGGCGGCTGTCACCCTTTTTACCGTAGGGTTCGGGGACTTCTCCCCACAAACCGGTCTGGGCAAGGGACTGGTCATGCCGTTTGCTTTGGTGGGGATCATCAGCCTCGGTCTTGTCATTGGGTCGATTCGAAGCTTGGTACTTGATCGTGGCAGGCGTAGGCTTAGCGCCcggatggtggagaagagaaggcgGAGGATGCTAAAGCAGATGACGAAGAAGGGCAAAGATGGTATTCTCGTGCCTATaaaagagggcgaggagctcTGGCAGACGCCTTCCGAGGTTGATCGCGGCCTGACCGAGTTTGAgaggcgagaaaaagagTTCAAGCTGATGAGGGATATCCAAAAGGAGACGTCAAAAAAGAGGAGGTGGTATGCCACTGCCATTTCAGCGTGCACATGGGCTGCGTTGTGGTTAGGGGGGGCAAGGATCTTCCAGGCCTGTGAGGAACCATACCAGGGGTGGACGTATTTTGATGGGATATTCTTTTGCTTTGTGAGCTTGACGACTATCGGCTACGGGGACATCGTCCCGGTCTCTAACGCGGGGAAGTCCTTCTGGGTGTTTTGGGCGTTGTTGGCTTTGCCGACCATGACGGTGTTGATCTCCAACGCCGGTGACACAGTGGTTAAGGGTATCCGCGACGCCACCGACGCCATCgctaccatcaccatcctccctaGTGAACGCCCCTTCAAAAAGGACCTCAAACGGTTTCTCAAACATGTTTCGTTTGGGGTGCTCTTTAAAGAAGAAATCATTGAGGAAACACCCACTGGCATTTTAGGCGAGGCTCAAGACCGCGACAACACCAGCTCGGActcggaagaagaaaacgaCGCCGAGACAGCCCTTCAGCGGGGTCAAGCCGAGTCATCGAATTCATCACCTACCTCCCCCAGAGTTAGATTCAACCCGCCCTTTCGAAACGATGACGCTCATGACAAAAACATTGACGATAACACCGCCGATGAGAACCACCCCCACGGTCCTGGTCAACATCTCCgggaaaggaagaaaagaaggaaatcTGCCCCGTTTACTCTGCCAAATCGCCAGCAGGATTATTTGGTCATTTTGATCGATGAAGTTGCGAGGGTTACAGCGCATTTGAAGGAGCACCCTCCGAGAAAGTACTCGTTTAAGGAGTGGGCGTGGTATTTGAGGttgattggggaggatgagagtgATGCTGGTCAGCATGGGAGGGCGAGCACGCATgtgaggacgaagaaggaTAAGTTTAGGGGGGGGAGGCCGaatgaggggttggatgataGAGGGGAGGCGAGGGTCACGGAGAAGGTGGTACCGTGGAGTTGGGTGGGGAGTAAGAGTCCTttgatgggggggaaggaggaggcggagtggattttggagaggttgattgagcggatgggggaggagttgagacgggggaggagagaggggaaTGAGGAtcaggagggggaagggcaGCGTGATGAACACGAGGGAAGATGGGGGCGTGATGAACTGTAG